The genomic window CTCCAGCTGGCCCGGCGTCCAGCCCGAGTAGCCGGCGAAGACCCGCAGGCCGCCCAGCTCACCGGCGAGCACCTGCGGCGGCGCCTCCAGGTCGACCAGCCCGATCGCGCCGTGCACCCGGCGCCAGCCCAGTGGGTCCTCGGGGCCCGGCTCGCCCGGGATCACGGCCACCGCCAGCGCCGAGTCAAGGCCCACCGGGCCGCCCTGGAAGACCACCTGGGGATCGCCGGCCAACTGGGCCCAGCCGTTCAGGACGTCGTTCACCGCCACCGGCGTGGGCCGGTTGAGGACGACGCCCAGCGCGCCCTGCCCGTCGTGGTCCAGCATCAGCACCACCGACCGCGCGAAGTTCGGATCGGTGAGCACGGGGGCCGCCACGAGGAGCCGGCCGGTGTGCGAGGAGACCGCGGTCATGCCTCACATGATCCCGCAGGGGACGGTGAAACCTCCACCGCGCCGCGCCTCACCCGATCGGCGGACATGATGACCGGCTTCCACCCTAAGAGAGCATGATCACCATCAGAAGAACAGGGAACCGTTCAACCGGCTACTACCATCTATCGAAGGTGGCGCCCGTGCGGCCCGAGCCGTACGTCCGCCGGTCCTACCTCTCCCAACCGCGGCGTACCCCCGTTTGCCGCAGTTGCAACCCCCGGATTGCGAGAACGATGACCGACGACGTCCTGCTGGTGCACGGCGGAAACCCGCTGGAAGGCGAGATCCGCGTCCGCGGCGCCAAGAACCTGGTGCCCAAGGCGATGGTGGCCGCCCTGCTCGGCCAGGGCCCCAGCAGACTGCGCAACGTTCCGGACATCCGCGACGTCAAGGTGGTCCGCGGCCTGCTCCAGCTGCACGGGGTGACCGTGCGCAGCGGAGACGAGGAGGGCGAGCTGATCCTGGACCCCTCCCACGTGGAGAGCGCCAACGTCGCCGACATCGACGCGCACGCCGGCTCCTCGCGGATCCCGATCCTCTTCTGCGGGCCGCTGCTGCACCGCCTCGGCCACGCGTTCATCCCGGGCCTGGGCGGCTGCGACATCGGCGGGCGCCCGGTCGACTTCCACTTCGAGGTGCTGCGCCAGTTCGGCGCCACCATCGAGAAGCACCCGCAGGGCACCTACCTGGTGGCCCCGCAGCGGCTGCGCGGCACCAAGATCGAGCTGCCCTACCCCTCGGTCGGCGCCACCGAGCAGGTGCTGCTCACCGCGGTGCTCGCCGAGGGCGACACCGAGCTGCGCAACGCCGCCATCGAGCCGGAGATCGTCGACCTGATCTGCGTGCTGCAGAAGATGGGCGCGAT from Kitasatospora sp. NBC_01250 includes these protein-coding regions:
- a CDS encoding YqgE/AlgH family protein, encoding MTAVSSHTGRLLVAAPVLTDPNFARSVVLMLDHDGQGALGVVLNRPTPVAVNDVLNGWAQLAGDPQVVFQGGPVGLDSALAVAVIPGEPGPEDPLGWRRVHGAIGLVDLEAPPQVLAGELGGLRVFAGYSGWTPGQLEAEIAEGAWYLVDAEPGDISCPRPELLWRAVLRRQRGALAMLATYPEDPTLN